A region of Candidatus Obscuribacter sp. DNA encodes the following proteins:
- a CDS encoding PD-(D/E)XK nuclease family protein, translating to MAQVRANELWKDQPSEQHAGARSNKKTAKEQRFSAHGGKLFGSPDLVRDNEVIDFKSGQVFEDENAEIVKEQYLRQLRIYGLLVYENLGWWPERGILLPMNGSRVEVQLDPDECKKEAQQAVELLASYNQSCAVASNPSDLASPSAETCKWCPYQSICPAYWESINDEWAINNTGCVEGTLTEAPLQIHNGLAYSLSLFAERGSTEVGAVKTFFPFDSALYSDIQLLQSQDRIRLTGLVRRSDGSLASGKRTLLAKVDNLPEIVFENENANGFT from the coding sequence ATGGCTCAAGTTCGAGCGAACGAGCTATGGAAAGACCAACCATCTGAGCAACATGCGGGTGCTAGATCAAACAAAAAAACAGCCAAAGAGCAAAGGTTTTCTGCGCATGGTGGCAAACTCTTTGGCAGTCCGGATCTAGTTAGAGATAACGAAGTTATTGATTTCAAGTCGGGACAAGTCTTTGAAGACGAGAACGCCGAGATAGTCAAAGAGCAGTACCTTAGACAGCTACGCATCTATGGTTTATTGGTTTATGAAAATTTGGGATGGTGGCCAGAGCGTGGAATTTTGTTACCCATGAATGGCTCCCGCGTAGAAGTCCAACTGGACCCAGACGAATGCAAAAAGGAAGCGCAGCAAGCTGTTGAATTGCTTGCCTCATACAATCAGTCTTGCGCAGTCGCGTCAAATCCATCAGATTTAGCGAGTCCGTCTGCAGAAACTTGTAAATGGTGCCCTTACCAATCCATTTGTCCTGCATATTGGGAATCCATTAACGACGAATGGGCTATAAATAACACAGGCTGTGTCGAGGGAACACTTACGGAAGCGCCTCTACAAATTCATAATGGACTGGCATATTCATTGTCGCTCTTTGCAGAAAGGGGTAGTACTGAAGTTGGTGCGGTAAAGACATTTTTCCCTTTTGATAGCGCGTTGTATTCGGATATTCAATTACTTCAGTCACAGGATCGAATACGCTTAACGGGATTGGTGCGGCGCTCCGACGGTAGTTTAGCTTCAGGTAAGCGGACTCTGCTGGCTAAAGTCGACAATCTTCCGGAAATTGTTTTTGAGAATGAGAACGCGAACGGTTTCACCTAA